The following are encoded together in the Equus quagga isolate Etosha38 chromosome 1, UCLA_HA_Equagga_1.0, whole genome shotgun sequence genome:
- the BRPF1 gene encoding peregrin isoform X9 yields MGVDFDVKTFCHNLRATKPPYECPVETCRKVYKSYSGIEYHLYHYDHDNPPPPQQTPLRKHKKKGRQSRPANKQSPSPSEVSQSPGREVMSYAQAQRMVEVDLHGRVHRISIFDNLDVVSEDEEVPEEAPENGSNKENTETPAATPKSGKHKNKEKRKDSNHHHHHNASASTTPKLPEVVYRELEQDTPDAPPRPTSYYRYIEKSAEELDEEVEYDMDEEDYIWLDIMNERRKTEGVSPIPQEIFEYLMDRLEKESYFESHNKGDPNALVDEDAVCCICNDVFLEPIDSIEHIPPARWKLTCYICKQRGSGACIQCHKANCYTAFHVTCAQQAGLYMKMEPVRETGANGTSFSVRKTAYCDIHTPPGSARRLPALSHSEGEEDEDEEEDEGKSWSSEKVKKAKAKSRIKMKKARKILAEKRAAAPVVSVPCIPPHRLSKITNRLTIQRKSQFMQRLHSYWTLKRQSRNGVPLLRRLQTHLQSQRNCDQVGRDSEDKNWALKEQLKSWQRLRHDLERARLLVELIRKREKLKRETIKVQQIAMEMQLTPFLILLRKTLEQLQEKDTGNIFSEPVPLSEVTELDEVPDYLDHIKKPMDFFTMKQNLEAYRYLNFDDFEEDFNLIVSNCLKYNAKDTIFYRAAVRLREQGGAVLRQARRQAEKMGIDFETGMHIPHSLAGDEAPHHTEDAAEEERLVLLENQKHLPVEEQLKLLLERLDEVNASKQSVGRSRRAKMIKKEMTALRRKLAHQRETGRDGPERHGPSSRGSLTPHPTACDKDGQTDSAAEESSSQETSKGLGPNMSSTPAHEVGRRTSVLFSKKNPKTAGPPKRPGRPPKNRESQMTPSHGGSPVGPPQLPIMGSLRQRKRGRSPRPSSSSDSDSDKSTEDPPMDLPANGFSGGNQPVKKSFLVYRNDCSLPRSSSDSESSSSSSSSAASDRTSTTPSKQGRGKPSFSRGTFPEDSSEDTSGTENEAYSVGTGRGVGHSSKYPRPRPRMPGAQCQGLASPLAADPSLLSHSCEVVRKSLGRGAGWLSEDEDSPLDALDLVWAKCRGYPSYPALIIDPKMPREGMFHHGVPIPVPPLEVLKLGEQMTQEAREHLYLVLFFDNKRTWQWLPRTKLVPLGVNQDLDKEKMLEGRKSNIRKSVQIAYHRALQHRSKVQGEQSSETSDSD; encoded by the exons ATGGGGGTGGACTTTGACGTGAAGACTTTCTGCCACAACTTGCGGGCAACTAAGCCACCATATGAGTGCCCCGTGGAGACCTGCCGCAAGGTCTACAAGAGTTACAGTGGTATCGAGTACCACCTGTACCACTATGACCACGACAACCCACCACCTCCACAGCAGACTCCGCTCCGCAAACATAAAAAGAAGGGGCGCCAGTCACGCCCAGCCAACAAACAGTCACCCAGCCCCTCAGAGGTATCCCAGTCACCGGGCCGTGAGGTGATGAGCTATGCACAGGCCCAACGCATGGTGGAGGTGGACTTGCATGGCCGCGTCCACCGGATCAGCATCTTTGACAACCTGGATGTGGTGTCAGAGGATGAGGAGGTCCCCGAGGAGGCTCCTGAGAATGGCAGCAACAAGGAGAACACAGAGACACCGGCTGCTACTCCCAAGTCAGGCAAGCATAAGAACAAGGAGAAGCGCAAGGACtccaaccatcaccaccaccataaTGCTTCTGCAAGCACCACTCCCAAGCTGCCAGAGGTGGTATACCGAGAACTGGAGCAGGACACCCCTGATGCCCCACCCCGGCCGACTTCCTATTATCG GTACATTGAGAAGTCAGCGGAAGAGCTGGATGAGGAAGTAGAGTATGACATGGATGAAGAGGACTACATCTGGCTGGATATCATGAATGAGCGGCGGAAGACGGAAGGAGTGAGTCCAATCCCGCAGGAGATCTTTGAGTACTTAATGGACCGGCTGGAGAAAGAGTCCTACTTTGAGAGCCACAATAAAGGTGACCCCAATGCGCTAGTGGACGAGGATGCTGTGTGCTGTATCTGCAACGATG TCTTCCTGGAGCCTATCGACAGCATTGAGCACATCCCACCAGCTCGCTGGAAGCTGACCTGCTACATTTGCAAACAGCGGGGCTCAGGGGCCTGCATCCAGTGCCACAAGGCCAACTGCTACACAGCCTTCCACGTGACCTGTGCCCAGCAGGCTGGCCTTTACATGAAGATGGAGCCTGTACGGGAGACAGGTGCCAATGGCACCTCCTTCAGCGTCCGCAAGACGGCCTACTGTGACATCCACACGCCCCCCGGTTCAGCACGCCGCCTGCCTGCCCTGTCCCACAGTGAGGGTgaggaggatgaggatgaggaggaggatgagggtAAGAGTTGGAGCTCAGAGAAGGTCAAGAAGGCCAAGGCCAAGTCCCGGATCAAGATGAAGAAGGCACGGAAGATCCTGGCAGAGAAGCGGGCAGCAGCACCTGTGGTATCGGTGCCCTGCATCCCGCCACACAG GCTCAGTAAAATCACCAACCGCCTGACCATCCAAAGGAAGAGCCAGTTCATGCAGAGGCTGCACAGCTACTGGACACTGAAGCGGCAGTCACGGAATGGGGTCCCACTGCTACGTCGCCTGCAGACACACCTGCAGTCTCAGAGGAACTGTGACCAAGTCGGG AGAGATTCTGAGGATAAGAACTGGGCCCTCAAAGAACAGCTCAAGTCCTGGCAGCGGCTCCGGCATGACCTGGAGCGAGCTCGGCTGCTGGTCGAGCTGATTCGCAAGCGGGAGAAACTCAAAAGGGAGACG ATCAAGGTCCAACAGATCGCTATGGAGATGCAGCTGACCCCTTTCCTCATCCTTCTTCGCAAAACCTTGGAGCAGCTCCAAGAGAAGGATACAGGCAACATCTTCAGCGAGCCGGTCCCTCTGTCTGAGGTAACCGAATTGGACGAA GTACCTGACTACCTAGACCACATCAAAAAGCCCATGGACTTTTTCACCATGAAGCAGAACTTGGAGGCTTACCGCTACCTGAACTTTGATGATTTTGAGGAGGACTTCAACCTCATCGTCAGCAACTGCCTCAAGTATAATGCCAAGGACACCATCTTCTACCGGGCGGCAGTGCGGCTCCGAGAGCAGGGTGGTGCTGTGCTCCGCCAGGCCCGGCGCCAGGCAGAAAAAATGGGCATTGACTTTGAGACGGGCATGCATATCCCCCACAGTCTGGCTGGAGATGAGGCCCCACACCACACTGAAGATG CAGCAGAGGAAGAGCGGCTGGTTCTGCTGGAGAACCAAAAGCACCTGCCAGTGGAAGAGCAGCTGAAGTTGTTGCTGGAGCGGCTAGATGAGGTGAATGCCAGCAAGCAGAGCGTGGGCCGCTCACGGCGTGCAAAGATGATCAAGAAAGAGATGACGGCGCTGCGGCGGAAGCTTGCCCACCAGCGAGAAACTGGAAGAGATGGGCCTGAGCGGCATGGCCCCTCCAGCCGGGGCAGCCTCACACCCCACCCAACGGCCTGTGACAAGGACGGGCAGACAGACAGTGCCGCCGAGGAGAGCAGCAGCCAGGAGACAAGCAAAG gcctGGGTCCCAACATGTCCTCAACCCCCGCACATGAGGTGGGCAGGAGAACCTCAGTTCTGTTCTCCAAAAAGAACCCGAAGACAGCTGGACCGCCCAAGAggccgggccggccccccaaaaacCGGGAGAGCCAGATGACCCCCAGCCACGGAGGCAGTCCTGTGGGGCCCCCCCAGCTCCCCATCATGGGCTCCCTGCGTCAGCGCAAGCGGGGTAGGAGCCCCCGGCCCAGTTCGAGCTCAGACAGCGACAGTGATAAATCCACAGAAGACCCCCCAATGG ACTTACCAGCCAATGGCTTCAGTGGTGGAAACCAGCCAGTGAAGAAGAGTTTCTTGGTATACCGTAATGACTGCAGCCTTCCCCGGAGCAGCTCAGACTCTGAGtccagcagcagtagcagcagcagcgcTGCCTCAGACAGGACCAG CACAACACCCTCAAAACAAGGCCGGGGCAAGCCCTCCTTCTCTCGGGGCACGTTCCCAGAGGACAGCAGTGAAGATACCTCAGGCACTGAGAACGAGGCCTACTCCGTGGGCACTGGCCGCGGCGTGGGCCACAGCAGTAAGTACCCTCGCCCAAGGCCCAGAATGCCGGGGGCCCAATGTCAGGGCCTTGCCAGCCCCCTGGCTGCTGAtccatcccttctctcccatTCCTGTGAAGTGGTAAGGAAGAGTCTGGGCCGGGGAGCCGGCTGGCTGTCGGAGGACGAGGACTCCCCCCTGGATGCTCTGGACCTGGTGTGGGCCAAGTGCCGAGGGTATCCTTCGTACCCAGCTCTG ATCATTGATCCAAAGATGCCCCGGGAAGGTATGTTCCACCATGGGGTTCCCATCCCTGTGCCCCCACTGGAGGTGCTGAAACTTGGGGAGCAGATGACCCAGGAAGCCCGAGAGCATCTCTACCTCGTCCTCTTCTTTGACAACAAGCGAACCTG GCAGTGGCTGCCCAGGACTAAGCTAGTTCCTTTGGGCGTGAACCAGGACCTCGACAAGGAGAAGATGCTGGAAGGCCGCAAGTCCAATATCCGCAAGTCAGTGCAGATCGCTTACCACAGAGCTCTGCAGCACCGCAGCAAGGTGCAGGGGGAGCAGAGCAGCGAGACCAGCGATAGTGACTGA
- the BRPF1 gene encoding peregrin isoform X4, whose amino-acid sequence MGVDFDVKTFCHNLRATKPPYECPVETCRKVYKSYSGIEYHLYHYDHDNPPPPQQTPLRKHKKKGRQSRPANKQSPSPSEVSQSPGREVMSYAQAQRMVEVDLHGRVHRISIFDNLDVVSEDEEVPEEAPENGSNKENTETPAATPKSGKHKNKEKRKDSNHHHHHNASASTTPKLPEVVYRELEQDTPDAPPRPTSYYRYIEKSAEELDEEVEYDMDEEDYIWLDIMNERRKTEGVSPIPQEIFEYLMDRLEKESYFESHNKGDPNALVDEDAVCCICNDGECQNSNVILFCDMCNLAVHQECYGVPYIPEGQWLCRRCLQSPSRAVDCALCPNKGGAFKQTDDGRWAHVVCALWIPEVCFANTVFLEPIDSIEHIPPARWKLTCYICKQRGSGACIQCHKANCYTAFHVTCAQQAGLYMKMEPVRETGANGTSFSVRKTAYCDIHTPPGSARRLPALSHSEGEEDEDEEEDEGKSWSSEKVKKAKAKSRIKMKKARKILAEKRAAAPVVSVPCIPPHRLSKITNRLTIQRKSQFMQRLHSYWTLKRQSRNGVPLLRRLQTHLQSQRNCDQVGRDSEDKNWALKEQLKSWQRLRHDLERARLLVELIRKREKLKRETIKVQQIAMEMQLTPFLILLRKTLEQLQEKDTGNIFSEPVPLSEVPDYLDHIKKPMDFFTMKQNLEAYRYLNFDDFEEDFNLIVSNCLKYNAKDTIFYRAAVRLREQGGAVLRQARRQAEKMGIDFETGMHIPHSLAGDEAPHHTEDAEEERLVLLENQKHLPVEEQLKLLLERLDEVNASKQSVGRSRRAKMIKKEMTALRRKLAHQRETGRDGPERHGPSSRGSLTPHPTACDKDGQTDSAAEESSSQETSKGLGPNMSSTPAHEVGRRTSVLFSKKNPKTAGPPKRPGRPPKNRESQMTPSHGGSPVGPPQLPIMGSLRQRKRGRSPRPSSSSDSDSDKSTEDPPMDLPANGFSGGNQPVKKSFLVYRNDCSLPRSSSDSESSSSSSSSAASDRTSTTPSKQGRGKPSFSRGTFPEDSSEDTSGTENEAYSVGTGRGVGHSSKYPRPRPRMPGAQCQGLASPLAADPSLLSHSCEVVRKSLGRGAGWLSEDEDSPLDALDLVWAKCRGYPSYPALIIDPKMPREGMFHHGVPIPVPPLEVLKLGEQMTQEAREHLYLVLFFDNKRTWQWLPRTKLVPLGVNQDLDKEKMLEGRKSNIRKSVQIAYHRALQHRSKVQGEQSSETSDSD is encoded by the exons ATGGGGGTGGACTTTGACGTGAAGACTTTCTGCCACAACTTGCGGGCAACTAAGCCACCATATGAGTGCCCCGTGGAGACCTGCCGCAAGGTCTACAAGAGTTACAGTGGTATCGAGTACCACCTGTACCACTATGACCACGACAACCCACCACCTCCACAGCAGACTCCGCTCCGCAAACATAAAAAGAAGGGGCGCCAGTCACGCCCAGCCAACAAACAGTCACCCAGCCCCTCAGAGGTATCCCAGTCACCGGGCCGTGAGGTGATGAGCTATGCACAGGCCCAACGCATGGTGGAGGTGGACTTGCATGGCCGCGTCCACCGGATCAGCATCTTTGACAACCTGGATGTGGTGTCAGAGGATGAGGAGGTCCCCGAGGAGGCTCCTGAGAATGGCAGCAACAAGGAGAACACAGAGACACCGGCTGCTACTCCCAAGTCAGGCAAGCATAAGAACAAGGAGAAGCGCAAGGACtccaaccatcaccaccaccataaTGCTTCTGCAAGCACCACTCCCAAGCTGCCAGAGGTGGTATACCGAGAACTGGAGCAGGACACCCCTGATGCCCCACCCCGGCCGACTTCCTATTATCG GTACATTGAGAAGTCAGCGGAAGAGCTGGATGAGGAAGTAGAGTATGACATGGATGAAGAGGACTACATCTGGCTGGATATCATGAATGAGCGGCGGAAGACGGAAGGAGTGAGTCCAATCCCGCAGGAGATCTTTGAGTACTTAATGGACCGGCTGGAGAAAGAGTCCTACTTTGAGAGCCACAATAAAGGTGACCCCAATGCGCTAGTGGACGAGGATGCTGTGTGCTGTATCTGCAACGATGGTGAGTGCCAGAACAGCAATGTCATCCTTTTCTGTGACATGTGCAACCTGGCTGTGCACCAGGAGTGCTATGGTGTCCCATACATCCCTGAGGGCCAGTGGCTGTGCCGCCGCTGCCTACAGTCACCCTCCCGTGCTGTGGACTGTGCCCTGTGCCCCAACAAGGGTGGTGCCTTCAAGCAGACAGATGATGGGCGCTGGGCCCATGTGGTATGTGCCCTGTGGATCCCTGAGGTCTGCTTTGCCAACACAGTCTTCCTGGAGCCTATCGACAGCATTGAGCACATCCCACCAGCTCGCTGGAAGCTGACCTGCTACATTTGCAAACAGCGGGGCTCAGGGGCCTGCATCCAGTGCCACAAGGCCAACTGCTACACAGCCTTCCACGTGACCTGTGCCCAGCAGGCTGGCCTTTACATGAAGATGGAGCCTGTACGGGAGACAGGTGCCAATGGCACCTCCTTCAGCGTCCGCAAGACGGCCTACTGTGACATCCACACGCCCCCCGGTTCAGCACGCCGCCTGCCTGCCCTGTCCCACAGTGAGGGTgaggaggatgaggatgaggaggaggatgagggtAAGAGTTGGAGCTCAGAGAAGGTCAAGAAGGCCAAGGCCAAGTCCCGGATCAAGATGAAGAAGGCACGGAAGATCCTGGCAGAGAAGCGGGCAGCAGCACCTGTGGTATCGGTGCCCTGCATCCCGCCACACAG GCTCAGTAAAATCACCAACCGCCTGACCATCCAAAGGAAGAGCCAGTTCATGCAGAGGCTGCACAGCTACTGGACACTGAAGCGGCAGTCACGGAATGGGGTCCCACTGCTACGTCGCCTGCAGACACACCTGCAGTCTCAGAGGAACTGTGACCAAGTCGGG AGAGATTCTGAGGATAAGAACTGGGCCCTCAAAGAACAGCTCAAGTCCTGGCAGCGGCTCCGGCATGACCTGGAGCGAGCTCGGCTGCTGGTCGAGCTGATTCGCAAGCGGGAGAAACTCAAAAGGGAGACG ATCAAGGTCCAACAGATCGCTATGGAGATGCAGCTGACCCCTTTCCTCATCCTTCTTCGCAAAACCTTGGAGCAGCTCCAAGAGAAGGATACAGGCAACATCTTCAGCGAGCCGGTCCCTCTGTCTGAG GTACCTGACTACCTAGACCACATCAAAAAGCCCATGGACTTTTTCACCATGAAGCAGAACTTGGAGGCTTACCGCTACCTGAACTTTGATGATTTTGAGGAGGACTTCAACCTCATCGTCAGCAACTGCCTCAAGTATAATGCCAAGGACACCATCTTCTACCGGGCGGCAGTGCGGCTCCGAGAGCAGGGTGGTGCTGTGCTCCGCCAGGCCCGGCGCCAGGCAGAAAAAATGGGCATTGACTTTGAGACGGGCATGCATATCCCCCACAGTCTGGCTGGAGATGAGGCCCCACACCACACTGAAGATG CAGAGGAAGAGCGGCTGGTTCTGCTGGAGAACCAAAAGCACCTGCCAGTGGAAGAGCAGCTGAAGTTGTTGCTGGAGCGGCTAGATGAGGTGAATGCCAGCAAGCAGAGCGTGGGCCGCTCACGGCGTGCAAAGATGATCAAGAAAGAGATGACGGCGCTGCGGCGGAAGCTTGCCCACCAGCGAGAAACTGGAAGAGATGGGCCTGAGCGGCATGGCCCCTCCAGCCGGGGCAGCCTCACACCCCACCCAACGGCCTGTGACAAGGACGGGCAGACAGACAGTGCCGCCGAGGAGAGCAGCAGCCAGGAGACAAGCAAAG gcctGGGTCCCAACATGTCCTCAACCCCCGCACATGAGGTGGGCAGGAGAACCTCAGTTCTGTTCTCCAAAAAGAACCCGAAGACAGCTGGACCGCCCAAGAggccgggccggccccccaaaaacCGGGAGAGCCAGATGACCCCCAGCCACGGAGGCAGTCCTGTGGGGCCCCCCCAGCTCCCCATCATGGGCTCCCTGCGTCAGCGCAAGCGGGGTAGGAGCCCCCGGCCCAGTTCGAGCTCAGACAGCGACAGTGATAAATCCACAGAAGACCCCCCAATGG ACTTACCAGCCAATGGCTTCAGTGGTGGAAACCAGCCAGTGAAGAAGAGTTTCTTGGTATACCGTAATGACTGCAGCCTTCCCCGGAGCAGCTCAGACTCTGAGtccagcagcagtagcagcagcagcgcTGCCTCAGACAGGACCAG CACAACACCCTCAAAACAAGGCCGGGGCAAGCCCTCCTTCTCTCGGGGCACGTTCCCAGAGGACAGCAGTGAAGATACCTCAGGCACTGAGAACGAGGCCTACTCCGTGGGCACTGGCCGCGGCGTGGGCCACAGCAGTAAGTACCCTCGCCCAAGGCCCAGAATGCCGGGGGCCCAATGTCAGGGCCTTGCCAGCCCCCTGGCTGCTGAtccatcccttctctcccatTCCTGTGAAGTGGTAAGGAAGAGTCTGGGCCGGGGAGCCGGCTGGCTGTCGGAGGACGAGGACTCCCCCCTGGATGCTCTGGACCTGGTGTGGGCCAAGTGCCGAGGGTATCCTTCGTACCCAGCTCTG ATCATTGATCCAAAGATGCCCCGGGAAGGTATGTTCCACCATGGGGTTCCCATCCCTGTGCCCCCACTGGAGGTGCTGAAACTTGGGGAGCAGATGACCCAGGAAGCCCGAGAGCATCTCTACCTCGTCCTCTTCTTTGACAACAAGCGAACCTG GCAGTGGCTGCCCAGGACTAAGCTAGTTCCTTTGGGCGTGAACCAGGACCTCGACAAGGAGAAGATGCTGGAAGGCCGCAAGTCCAATATCCGCAAGTCAGTGCAGATCGCTTACCACAGAGCTCTGCAGCACCGCAGCAAGGTGCAGGGGGAGCAGAGCAGCGAGACCAGCGATAGTGACTGA
- the BRPF1 gene encoding peregrin isoform X11 yields the protein MGVDFDVKTFCHNLRATKPPYECPVETCRKVYKSYSGIEYHLYHYDHDNPPPPQQTPLRKHKKKGRQSRPANKQSPSPSEVSQSPGREVMSYAQAQRMVEVDLHGRVHRISIFDNLDVVSEDEEVPEEAPENGSNKENTETPAATPKSGKHKNKEKRKDSNHHHHHNASASTTPKLPEVVYRELEQDTPDAPPRPTSYYRYIEKSAEELDEEVEYDMDEEDYIWLDIMNERRKTEGVSPIPQEIFEYLMDRLEKESYFESHNKGDPNALVDEDAVCCICNDGECQNSNVILFCDMCNLAVHQECYGVPYIPEGQWLCRRCLQSPSRAVDCALCPNKGGAFKQTDDGRWAHVVCALWIPEVCFANTVFLEPIDSIEHIPPARWKLTCYICKQRGSGACIQCHKANCYTAFHVTCAQQAGLYMKMEPVRETGANGTSFSVRKTAYCDIHTPPGSARRLPALSHSEGEEDEDEEEDEGKSWSSEKVKKAKAKSRIKMKKARKILAEKRAAAPVVSVPCIPPHRLSKITNRLTIQRKSQFMQRLHSYWTLKRQSRNGVPLLRRLQTHLQSQRNCDQVGRDSEDKNWALKEQLKSWQRLRHDLERARLLVELIRKREKLKRETIKVQQIAMEMQLTPFLILLRKTLEQLQEKDTGNIFSEPVPLSEVPDYLDHIKKPMDFFTMKQNLEAYRYLNFDDFEEDFNLIVSNCLKYNAKDTIFYRAAVRLREQGGAVLRQARRQAEKMGIDFETGMHIPHSLAGDEAPHHTEDAAEEERLVLLENQKHLPVEEQLKLLLERLDEVNASKQSVGRSRRAKMIKKEMTALRRKLAHQRETGRDGPERHGPSSRGSLTPHPTACDKDGQTDSAAEESSSQETSKDLPANGFSGGNQPVKKSFLVYRNDCSLPRSSSDSESSSSSSSSAASDRTSTTPSKQGRGKPSFSRGTFPEDSSEDTSGTENEAYSVGTGRGVGHSMVRKSLGRGAGWLSEDEDSPLDALDLVWAKCRGYPSYPALIIDPKMPREGMFHHGVPIPVPPLEVLKLGEQMTQEAREHLYLVLFFDNKRTWQWLPRTKLVPLGVNQDLDKEKMLEGRKSNIRKSVQIAYHRALQHRSKVQGEQSSETSDSD from the exons ATGGGGGTGGACTTTGACGTGAAGACTTTCTGCCACAACTTGCGGGCAACTAAGCCACCATATGAGTGCCCCGTGGAGACCTGCCGCAAGGTCTACAAGAGTTACAGTGGTATCGAGTACCACCTGTACCACTATGACCACGACAACCCACCACCTCCACAGCAGACTCCGCTCCGCAAACATAAAAAGAAGGGGCGCCAGTCACGCCCAGCCAACAAACAGTCACCCAGCCCCTCAGAGGTATCCCAGTCACCGGGCCGTGAGGTGATGAGCTATGCACAGGCCCAACGCATGGTGGAGGTGGACTTGCATGGCCGCGTCCACCGGATCAGCATCTTTGACAACCTGGATGTGGTGTCAGAGGATGAGGAGGTCCCCGAGGAGGCTCCTGAGAATGGCAGCAACAAGGAGAACACAGAGACACCGGCTGCTACTCCCAAGTCAGGCAAGCATAAGAACAAGGAGAAGCGCAAGGACtccaaccatcaccaccaccataaTGCTTCTGCAAGCACCACTCCCAAGCTGCCAGAGGTGGTATACCGAGAACTGGAGCAGGACACCCCTGATGCCCCACCCCGGCCGACTTCCTATTATCG GTACATTGAGAAGTCAGCGGAAGAGCTGGATGAGGAAGTAGAGTATGACATGGATGAAGAGGACTACATCTGGCTGGATATCATGAATGAGCGGCGGAAGACGGAAGGAGTGAGTCCAATCCCGCAGGAGATCTTTGAGTACTTAATGGACCGGCTGGAGAAAGAGTCCTACTTTGAGAGCCACAATAAAGGTGACCCCAATGCGCTAGTGGACGAGGATGCTGTGTGCTGTATCTGCAACGATGGTGAGTGCCAGAACAGCAATGTCATCCTTTTCTGTGACATGTGCAACCTGGCTGTGCACCAGGAGTGCTATGGTGTCCCATACATCCCTGAGGGCCAGTGGCTGTGCCGCCGCTGCCTACAGTCACCCTCCCGTGCTGTGGACTGTGCCCTGTGCCCCAACAAGGGTGGTGCCTTCAAGCAGACAGATGATGGGCGCTGGGCCCATGTGGTATGTGCCCTGTGGATCCCTGAGGTCTGCTTTGCCAACACAGTCTTCCTGGAGCCTATCGACAGCATTGAGCACATCCCACCAGCTCGCTGGAAGCTGACCTGCTACATTTGCAAACAGCGGGGCTCAGGGGCCTGCATCCAGTGCCACAAGGCCAACTGCTACACAGCCTTCCACGTGACCTGTGCCCAGCAGGCTGGCCTTTACATGAAGATGGAGCCTGTACGGGAGACAGGTGCCAATGGCACCTCCTTCAGCGTCCGCAAGACGGCCTACTGTGACATCCACACGCCCCCCGGTTCAGCACGCCGCCTGCCTGCCCTGTCCCACAGTGAGGGTgaggaggatgaggatgaggaggaggatgagggtAAGAGTTGGAGCTCAGAGAAGGTCAAGAAGGCCAAGGCCAAGTCCCGGATCAAGATGAAGAAGGCACGGAAGATCCTGGCAGAGAAGCGGGCAGCAGCACCTGTGGTATCGGTGCCCTGCATCCCGCCACACAG GCTCAGTAAAATCACCAACCGCCTGACCATCCAAAGGAAGAGCCAGTTCATGCAGAGGCTGCACAGCTACTGGACACTGAAGCGGCAGTCACGGAATGGGGTCCCACTGCTACGTCGCCTGCAGACACACCTGCAGTCTCAGAGGAACTGTGACCAAGTCGGG AGAGATTCTGAGGATAAGAACTGGGCCCTCAAAGAACAGCTCAAGTCCTGGCAGCGGCTCCGGCATGACCTGGAGCGAGCTCGGCTGCTGGTCGAGCTGATTCGCAAGCGGGAGAAACTCAAAAGGGAGACG ATCAAGGTCCAACAGATCGCTATGGAGATGCAGCTGACCCCTTTCCTCATCCTTCTTCGCAAAACCTTGGAGCAGCTCCAAGAGAAGGATACAGGCAACATCTTCAGCGAGCCGGTCCCTCTGTCTGAG GTACCTGACTACCTAGACCACATCAAAAAGCCCATGGACTTTTTCACCATGAAGCAGAACTTGGAGGCTTACCGCTACCTGAACTTTGATGATTTTGAGGAGGACTTCAACCTCATCGTCAGCAACTGCCTCAAGTATAATGCCAAGGACACCATCTTCTACCGGGCGGCAGTGCGGCTCCGAGAGCAGGGTGGTGCTGTGCTCCGCCAGGCCCGGCGCCAGGCAGAAAAAATGGGCATTGACTTTGAGACGGGCATGCATATCCCCCACAGTCTGGCTGGAGATGAGGCCCCACACCACACTGAAGATG CAGCAGAGGAAGAGCGGCTGGTTCTGCTGGAGAACCAAAAGCACCTGCCAGTGGAAGAGCAGCTGAAGTTGTTGCTGGAGCGGCTAGATGAGGTGAATGCCAGCAAGCAGAGCGTGGGCCGCTCACGGCGTGCAAAGATGATCAAGAAAGAGATGACGGCGCTGCGGCGGAAGCTTGCCCACCAGCGAGAAACTGGAAGAGATGGGCCTGAGCGGCATGGCCCCTCCAGCCGGGGCAGCCTCACACCCCACCCAACGGCCTGTGACAAGGACGGGCAGACAGACAGTGCCGCCGAGGAGAGCAGCAGCCAGGAGACAAGCAAAG ACTTACCAGCCAATGGCTTCAGTGGTGGAAACCAGCCAGTGAAGAAGAGTTTCTTGGTATACCGTAATGACTGCAGCCTTCCCCGGAGCAGCTCAGACTCTGAGtccagcagcagtagcagcagcagcgcTGCCTCAGACAGGACCAG CACAACACCCTCAAAACAAGGCCGGGGCAAGCCCTCCTTCTCTCGGGGCACGTTCCCAGAGGACAGCAGTGAAGATACCTCAGGCACTGAGAACGAGGCCTACTCCGTGGGCACTGGCCGCGGCGTGGGCCACAGCA TGGTAAGGAAGAGTCTGGGCCGGGGAGCCGGCTGGCTGTCGGAGGACGAGGACTCCCCCCTGGATGCTCTGGACCTGGTGTGGGCCAAGTGCCGAGGGTATCCTTCGTACCCAGCTCTG ATCATTGATCCAAAGATGCCCCGGGAAGGTATGTTCCACCATGGGGTTCCCATCCCTGTGCCCCCACTGGAGGTGCTGAAACTTGGGGAGCAGATGACCCAGGAAGCCCGAGAGCATCTCTACCTCGTCCTCTTCTTTGACAACAAGCGAACCTG GCAGTGGCTGCCCAGGACTAAGCTAGTTCCTTTGGGCGTGAACCAGGACCTCGACAAGGAGAAGATGCTGGAAGGCCGCAAGTCCAATATCCGCAAGTCAGTGCAGATCGCTTACCACAGAGCTCTGCAGCACCGCAGCAAGGTGCAGGGGGAGCAGAGCAGCGAGACCAGCGATAGTGACTGA